From one Pseudomonas sp. S35 genomic stretch:
- a CDS encoding YajD family HNH nuclease, producing MSSTNPPSHTAKLDRILADAQRDREMGYRDKALKMYPHVCGRCAREFAGKRLSELTVHHRNHNHDDNPQDGSNWELLCLYCHDNEHSRYTDQQYFGEGSTSSPTIAKATHNPFAALAGLMKKDS from the coding sequence ATGAGCTCGACCAACCCGCCCTCCCACACCGCCAAGCTGGACCGCATCCTTGCCGATGCCCAGCGCGACCGGGAAATGGGCTACCGCGACAAAGCCCTCAAGATGTACCCCCACGTGTGCGGCCGCTGCGCCCGTGAATTCGCCGGCAAGCGCCTGAGCGAACTCACCGTGCACCACCGCAACCACAATCATGATGACAACCCCCAGGACGGCTCCAACTGGGAGTTGCTGTGCCTGTATTGTCACGACAACGAACACTCGCGCTACACCGACCAGCAGTACTTCGGTGAAGGCTCCACCAGCAGCCCGACGATCGCCAAGGCGACGCACAACCCGTTTGCGGCGTTGGCGGGGTTG
- a CDS encoding efflux transporter outer membrane subunit, with the protein MKAWTGLLTLGLAGCSLTPDYQAPALPIAAHWRDHPTEVEAKALSEWHEVFSDPQLYALITQALQHNRNLQVAILRIEEARAQHGIQRAGQWPAVGLNGSTERKQVSALDSPDGQRHILEHGQVGLGITAFELDLWGRLAALKDAAGHSFVATQEDARSVQISLIAEVASHYYKALALLNMRDQHQQLLSMAHAARRMMTTRYEAGLVSELQDRQADSWLQNLQRQSAETDRELNLTLHNLEYLAGTPLDQSGLLSVAWRDGSVILPVSPGLASQLLTRRPDIRAAEARLRALDANIGAARAAFLPSISLTALLGVSSPQLGQLFSGDARSWSFSPQLGVPLFDMGKRLAQLDVAKAQRESAVAHYQLTVQQAFREVADALGSAEPLQIRLEAQERTVANELRRVELANLLLNEGLNSYLEVVDAQRRLSSAQQDLISVRLLQINNRISLYKSLGGGWS; encoded by the coding sequence ATGAAAGCCTGGACCGGATTGCTGACGCTGGGCCTGGCCGGTTGCTCACTGACCCCTGACTACCAGGCGCCAGCCTTGCCAATTGCCGCGCACTGGCGCGATCACCCAACTGAAGTCGAGGCAAAGGCGCTGTCTGAATGGCACGAAGTTTTTTCCGACCCGCAACTTTATGCGCTGATCACGCAAGCCTTGCAGCACAATCGCAACTTGCAGGTTGCCATCCTGCGCATTGAGGAGGCCCGTGCTCAGCATGGCATCCAACGCGCCGGGCAATGGCCAGCAGTCGGCCTCAACGGCTCGACCGAACGAAAGCAGGTGTCCGCCCTGGATTCACCTGATGGTCAACGCCACATTCTCGAACACGGCCAGGTCGGGCTTGGCATCACCGCATTCGAACTGGACCTGTGGGGGCGCCTAGCTGCACTCAAGGACGCCGCTGGCCATAGCTTTGTGGCCACCCAGGAGGATGCCCGTAGCGTACAGATCAGCCTGATAGCAGAAGTAGCCAGCCACTACTACAAGGCCTTGGCCCTGCTGAACATGCGTGACCAACACCAGCAATTGCTCAGCATGGCGCATGCTGCAAGGCGGATGATGACCACGCGTTATGAAGCAGGTCTTGTCAGCGAGTTGCAGGATCGCCAGGCCGACAGTTGGTTGCAGAATCTGCAGAGGCAATCGGCAGAAACCGATCGCGAGCTGAACCTCACCCTTCACAACCTTGAGTACCTGGCCGGGACCCCGCTGGATCAATCCGGCCTACTGTCGGTTGCTTGGCGCGACGGCTCCGTCATCCTGCCTGTCAGCCCAGGCCTTGCGTCGCAACTCTTGACCCGCCGCCCGGACATCCGAGCCGCAGAAGCACGCCTGCGGGCGCTCGATGCGAACATCGGGGCTGCACGTGCGGCTTTTTTACCGTCCATCAGCCTGACCGCACTGCTCGGTGTCAGTAGCCCTCAGTTGGGGCAACTGTTCTCCGGTGATGCGAGAAGCTGGTCGTTCAGCCCGCAGTTGGGAGTGCCACTGTTTGATATGGGCAAGCGCCTGGCCCAACTGGACGTTGCCAAGGCCCAACGCGAAAGCGCCGTGGCCCATTATCAGTTGACGGTCCAGCAAGCCTTTCGTGAAGTGGCCGATGCATTGGGCTCTGCCGAACCGCTGCAAATCCGGCTTGAAGCCCAGGAGCGCACGGTGGCGAACGAGCTAAGACGGGTAGAGTTGGCAAATCTGCTGCTTAACGAAGGGCTGAACAGTTATCTGGAGGTCGTGGATGCGCAGCGCCGCTTAAGTTCGGCGCAACAGGATCTGATCAGTGTGCGCCTGTTGCAGATAAACAATCGGATATCCCTTTACAAAAGCTTGGGCGGTGGCTGGTCGTAA
- a CDS encoding peptidase domain-containing ABC transporter: MTAFKQVLTDALNRSRQWLRKRMPVILQDEMSECGIACIAMISSYYGKNLSLREMRQHYRVARDGMSLLQVVKMCEEHNLISRPLRLTLANTVHLRTPSILFWNNRHYVVLESTNARGLHIVDPAVGRRFYTWAQALTMFSSVALEVQPGLSFTTKVKGTDKQSLSFTHLLERNPWLLRYLIPMGLLSIFGYVGAIAAPKLFALTIDEVVAKNDQDFLYLILYIFGALFIFKTLAAWLRAILDMRLRVALSLDLATGVVAWLLRLPVQYFERRAAADLLRRTQATEKAYLQFTSGTMDITIDLLASVLFLALMALINPMLAGLSIALCGVFFVFRSITLPAMERHHKASIEAETARNVTLLSTLGNIESMKLYQYEADRLATWNNHQADMESARARVQHLQVMNNVVHEGLSHSHSLLVSAIGALAVLHGTNSVGDLFAFVLYKDLFMGCLFKAIDNYINLRLVRVELLRVEQIVDEPREAMETCVYSAKGLNEPDPVTSISLDGALFRYSSFDRPTFKDVHLSLPDSGRKIAIFGPSGCGKSTLLKVLAGFYPPDQGQLMINGVALQRFGLRRYQNNVAYVTAIGEIIDGSVIENIAMGIEPLDGEYLLACVEQAGLLDSIRALSNGFNTLLGPGGVQLSSGQRQRLLIARALFRRPNLLLLDEPTSHLDGDARDVIIETLRRLPMLCVVVTHDLAVTKACDRVLQMVDGQLVPMPENRP; this comes from the coding sequence ATGACAGCATTCAAACAGGTACTGACCGACGCACTCAATCGCTCGCGGCAATGGCTGCGCAAACGCATGCCAGTGATTCTCCAGGACGAGATGTCCGAATGCGGCATCGCCTGCATCGCCATGATCAGCAGCTACTACGGCAAAAACCTGAGCCTTCGCGAAATGCGCCAGCACTACCGGGTGGCACGCGATGGAATGTCATTGCTGCAAGTGGTCAAGATGTGCGAAGAACACAACTTGATTTCCCGCCCCCTGCGCTTGACCCTCGCTAACACGGTGCATCTGCGTACGCCGTCAATCCTGTTCTGGAACAACCGGCATTACGTGGTTCTGGAATCCACCAATGCTCGCGGGCTGCATATCGTCGACCCGGCGGTCGGGCGGCGGTTCTATACCTGGGCCCAGGCGCTGACGATGTTCAGTTCAGTCGCGCTGGAAGTGCAACCGGGTCTTTCATTCACGACAAAGGTCAAGGGCACGGACAAGCAGTCGTTGAGTTTTACCCACCTGCTCGAGCGCAACCCCTGGCTGTTGCGCTACCTGATACCGATGGGGCTGCTATCCATTTTTGGCTACGTAGGTGCCATCGCCGCCCCCAAACTGTTTGCCCTGACGATTGACGAGGTCGTGGCAAAGAACGATCAGGACTTTCTGTACCTTATCCTCTACATCTTTGGCGCTTTGTTCATCTTCAAAACCCTGGCTGCGTGGCTCAGGGCAATCCTGGACATGCGCCTGCGAGTGGCGCTGAGCCTGGACCTGGCAACGGGAGTCGTTGCCTGGCTGCTGCGCCTGCCGGTGCAGTACTTCGAGCGCCGCGCCGCGGCCGACCTGCTGCGTCGAACCCAGGCCACGGAAAAAGCCTATCTGCAATTCACCTCCGGGACGATGGACATCACCATCGACCTGCTGGCCAGCGTGCTGTTCCTGGCATTGATGGCGCTGATCAACCCCATGTTGGCTGGACTGTCGATAGCGCTATGCGGTGTGTTTTTTGTATTTCGCAGCATCACGCTGCCGGCAATGGAGCGACATCACAAGGCGTCAATCGAGGCAGAGACGGCCCGCAACGTCACGCTGTTGAGCACGCTGGGCAACATCGAGTCGATGAAACTCTATCAATACGAAGCGGACCGACTGGCCACCTGGAACAATCACCAAGCTGACATGGAAAGCGCCAGGGCACGGGTTCAACACCTGCAAGTGATGAACAACGTGGTCCACGAGGGGTTATCTCACAGCCACTCGTTGCTGGTGAGCGCGATAGGAGCGTTGGCAGTGCTGCATGGGACAAACAGCGTCGGCGACCTGTTTGCCTTTGTTCTCTACAAAGACCTGTTCATGGGGTGCCTGTTCAAAGCCATCGACAATTACATCAACCTGCGGCTGGTACGTGTCGAGTTGCTCAGGGTCGAGCAGATCGTCGACGAGCCCAGGGAAGCGATGGAGACCTGCGTTTATAGCGCCAAGGGACTGAATGAACCGGACCCGGTTACATCAATCAGCCTGGACGGTGCGTTGTTTCGCTACAGCTCGTTTGATCGACCGACCTTCAAGGACGTGCACCTGAGCCTGCCGGATAGCGGGCGCAAAATCGCGATCTTCGGGCCGTCAGGCTGTGGCAAAAGCACCTTGCTGAAAGTCCTCGCGGGATTTTACCCGCCCGACCAGGGCCAGTTGATGATCAATGGTGTGGCGCTGCAACGCTTCGGCCTGCGGCGCTATCAAAACAACGTGGCCTATGTCACTGCGATTGGCGAAATCATCGACGGCTCCGTCATCGAAAATATCGCCATGGGGATCGAGCCCCTGGATGGCGAGTACCTGCTGGCATGTGTCGAACAGGCCGGCCTGCTGGACAGCATTCGCGCATTGAGCAATGGCTTCAATACATTGCTCGGCCCGGGCGGCGTACAGCTGTCTTCCGGGCAACGACAACGGCTGTTGATCGCCCGCGCGCTTTTCCGTCGCCCAAACCTGTTGTTGCTCGATGAACCCACCTCGCACCTGGATGGCGATGCCAGGGATGTGATCATCGAAACGTTGCGCCGTCTCCCCATGCTCTGTGTAGTCGTGACCCATGACTTGGCGGTGACCAAAGCCTGCGACCGGGTATTGCAGATGGTCGATGGCCAACTGGTGCCCATGCCGGAAAACCGCCCATGA